The sequence ACAAAAAGATATTGGAAGAAGTCGCAATCATCCCATCCAAAAGACTACGCAACAAGATTGCTGGGTTCTCCACCCACTTGATGAAACGTATCCAAAAGGGTCCAGTCCGTGGGATCTCACTCAAGCTACAAGAGGAAGAGCGTGAGAGAAGAATGGACTTTGTCCCCGACGAGTCAGCCATTAAAACCGATGAGATTAAGGTTGACAAAGAGACTCTAGAGATGCTTGCTTCTTTGGGAATGTCTGATACTAGTGGGTTTTCTACAGTTCAGCCAcaaggttttttattttttttgttttactaagtatgtaaatatcattagaataaataaaagttttacaaaagGTAATACCTACACAATAGTAGCTcaggcaaaaaaataaaacaaagctgCTATAGAGTTACAAAAGATTTGGGTTGCTAACGGATCCAAAGAAGTGAAAGGTTTTGCCAGTGCTTCCTTAATCTTCTTGCGATGATTATGTTGTGGACGTCCCGATCAAGAATCTTGAAAATGATAGAGGGTGCGAGCCTGTAGGAGTTATGGAGAAGGTTGTTCCTTTGCTTCCAAATATTGTAAATAGCTGCATGTGCGACCACCTTCCGGAGCAAAGCAGGCGCGGAGGAGGTGGATTGTCTGGTCAAGGAGAGGAGCTCATTCCATGAATAGAAGAGCTGACTAGGGCACAATCTGCTGAAGATCATCCTCCAAATCTGGGCTGAAAACTCACAAGCGAGCATTAAGTGGTCCCTTGTCTCCGTCTCAATCGTACACAGACAGCACTCAGCGGATCTTATCTGTCTCCAAGCTGCAAGATGTTGGCGGGTGGGTAATCTGTCAAGGGTGGCGATCCACATTTGAAAAGCAAACCGCGGTACTGCGCCCTTGAACCAAACAGAGGGGACCCAATCTTTCGACGATTCCCTAGGTCTGATTGCTTCCCAGGTTCGAGCTGAAGAAAAACCCTGGCATACCACATCATTAACAGACCAAACAAAGGAGTCAGCTGGTGAGTTAGGGGACGGGGCTTAGAGGGAGGTGAGATGATCATGTATAACATTAGCGGCTGGTGATCTAGATAAGGGGATTATCCATTCACCATCTCTATATCCCTCTGCAACTCGCGCATGAAGCGGAATTCGCAAGTGACGAGAGCCAAAGTCTCCAAGTCTCTTTAGTAAAGGGCCGAGGGAGGTCCAGCTATCGAACCAGTAGGATGCTTTCAACCATTACCCACCTGAGCTTTGATGAATTGTTCCGCTAGCGGCCTTAGACCTAGTAATGCCTTCCAGGAATAAGTGTCGGTGGAGGTAGCATTAATTTCCCAGTAAGAGCTGTTCTTAATATGGTGATGGTGGTGCCAAGCTGCCCAGATTGAACCTCTATCTTCAAACAGTCTCCAGATGCGCCTAAGAAGAAGGGTCTTGTTCCAGTCTGATAGGCTTCTAAAACCAAGACCGCCTTCATCCTTAGGCAGACATAGGGTTACCCAAGCCACCCTTGCTGATTTGCCTTCATCAATATTACCGGATCAAAGGAACATCTGACAGAGACTCTCTATCTTCTTGATACAACCTTTGGGGAGGATAAAAGCAGACATCCAGAAATTGATAGAGCCGAAGATGACTGAAGTGATCAACTGGACTCTACCCGCGAACGACAGAGATTTAGTGGACCAGGATCGGAATCTGCGAGTGATTTTGTCAAGCAGAGGTTCATATTCAGCTATGCGAAGCTTTCTACACATGAGAGGGAGTCCCAAGTAGCGGATTGGTAAGGAACCAAGCGGGAAACCATAGGAGGCAGCAACCGATGCTTCAGCTTGATCTTGTCCCGCAAGAAAGAGCTGACTTTTGTCCTTATTAACCCTCAACCCCGACCAGGATGCAAAGTCATCCAATGTTTCGCAGATACCATGCAGGGAAAAGCTACCACCATCAAAGAAGATCATGACATCGTCTGCAAAGCCACAAGCTTTTGCTGCACTCGGCAACAATTTGTTTAGCAGGCCAGCAAAGAGATACTAATAAGGAGAGTCTTAGAAAGACTGAGAGAGAGTTTGGTTAATTGGTCTAGTTAGTATGGGTTGAATCAACAACATATGGAAGAATTTTACAGctcttgctttgtttttgaCTTTATATTTGTGTGTTCATTATAAtcattttgacttttgtttttatttatttatttggaattTGCCTTCAGTTGAAAACCATACTTAAATTTCGGAGAAATTATGTTGaggtttttgtttcacataATTGATGTTTCATAGTATGTGATTAGGAAAATGGAAATTGGACTTGATATACATATGAAACtcataaataaagagaaaggtTATGTCCGTAATTATAGATGAAGAGATAGGGACAAAATCGTCAAACTAGATATTATTTTTCCAGTATCGTCGAAATTGGGAGTCGCCGTCTCTAATGGCATTGTACTACCgacctcttcttctcttacatCACCATTCAACTTCTCCGTCTGTGATTCCTTTTTTTCCGAAATTACCCCTCGAAACCACTCAAATTCTCCAGTCTGCCCTTCCTCCACCGCTGCCGTCAGTCTCCTTCCTCCTCTGCTCGGTGTTGTTGttcttcgtcgtcgtcatcaATGGAGTCTCCACCCGAAGGTTACAGAAGAAATGTCGGTGTATGCCTCATGAATGATTCCAAAAAGGTGATGATTGATGAATTCATCGGAGATActcagcttcttcatcttctctaatTATATTTGGTTTTTGAGCTGCTGATGTTAGGTTTGGTGGTTTCTCAATTTTTAACTGCAGATTTTCACTGCCTCGAGGTTGGATATTCCCAGTGCTTGGCAAATGCCTCAGGTAGATTTGaatctgtttcttttctctaattGGATTCGAAAATGTTATATTGGGGTTTGTTGTGGAATCAATTAGTTGAATAATAGGATCGTGTGTGTTGATGTTGTTGAATAGGGTGGAATCGACGAGGGTGAAGATCCAAGAGCTGCAGTTATGAGAGAGCTTAAAGAAGAGACTGGAGTTCACTCCGCTGAGATTCTTGCTGAGgtctttttttgcttcttctgtttTAAAAACCTTACATATCAATCAATCACTAACGATGTTTCAACAATTCATATTTGGCTATATATAGGCTCCTCACTGGATAACCTACGACTTCCCTCCTATTGTCAGAGAGAGGCTTAAGGTCCAATGGGGTTCTGATTGGAAGGGTCAAGCACAgaaatggtttgttttttttttttttttttttctgggataCTCAGACAGAGATGATCAAGAATCATGTCATTTCATTTCGGTTCTTGTTCGTCCACATATTGGGAATTCCTCAGGTTTCTTCTGAAATTTACTGGGAAAGATGAAGAAATCAATCTTCTTGGCGATGGAACTGAGAAACCTGAGTTTGGTGAATGGTCCTGGACTTCTCCTGATCAAGTCATTGAAAATGTGCGTACACTTTACTACTTCTTTGTATATTGACCTTCACCATTTTAGATTCTACCACTTCTCTCTcttactcatcttcttcttctgtttccatTATTATACATACAGGCAGTGGATTTCAAGAAGCCAGTGTACAAGGAAGTCATGTCAGCTTTCGCTTCTCATCTCCAGtaaaagaaacattaaaaaactaaactcattgttttaagtttttttttgtttggtataagAAACTCGAGAATAAGCTGTTCTTGACATAATTTGCTTTTTTATGAACAATCCATGAATAAAAATACAGTTCTTGTTCCCTCTAGTTTTCTTACTTTGATCTAAGCAAAAGTGTGAAATCGTATCATCTTCTTATTTTCTCATCAAAGATCCTCTCGATTTGATCTGCTACGACCTTAGCAACAACCTCAGGAGCAAACTTCTGGATCATGTCATCTCTTCCATGCTTTCCTTTAACCTTAGCCTCATCCGGATTATTCATTACATGCCTCATTAGAACCCTAAGCTTATCCACAGATGGCTCTGCCCATAGATGCCCTTCAAAAGGACCTTCCTTTACTTCACTCATCTCCTCAACCACCAACGGGTAACCATTCCACTCTGTCAGATACTCAGTTGGTCCTGACCAGTTCGTTGTTATCACGGGCAATGACATTGCCATAGCTTCCACTATCGGTCTTCCCCATCCTTCGCCTCTTGTAGGCAACACAAACGCATCAGCTGCTTTGTACAACCGAGGTAAATCAACTTGAGCTATGTGTTTATCAATCACATACACAGACGGGTAACCATTTTGAGTCTCTTCCATATCCAATTCTTCTACGAAATCTAGAATCTTGTTCCCGAAATCGCTGTCCGAGTGATACGCGTTTGTcagcaaaaacagagcaacactgTCACTACCAGAGAACTCTCTTAGGTAAGCTTTCAACAACACATCCCAACCTTTTCTCTGCTCCCACTTAAACACACTCAAGAACACAAACCCCAAACACGACTTCTCCATCTCGGAACCCAAAACCAAATCCCCAAATGCCATCAGATCCAAAGGCTCATACTTTGAAGGATCAAAGAAGGCGACATCAACAGGCTGCACAATCTTGACAACCTTAGAAGAATCAACCCCACTTTGTACAAAAGAAGAGACATGAAACTCAGTAGGAACCCAAACATGATCCATCTGGTTACATCGCTCCACATGCTCTGGATTGACTCTATCAGTCTCAAACATTGTTCTACCAATCACAGATAAGAAATCATCGTAACCAGTAGGAGGACAAGGAAGAGTCTCGAACAATGGTGGATACCAAGCACCAGGCTCGCTATGACAAACAACGATCGTCTCGTTGGGTCTACACTGTGTTCTGTACATTTCAATCGCTACCTCTTTAGTCTCCTTAGCTAAACCATTCCAAAACTCCACAGATTCTAGATCGCCATGATGCTCGATGGTGATTCGAAATCTAGGGTTTGTGAGATTTCGACGAAGTGATAAAATGTAAGACCAAGCTTCTGAGCTGTAACCACCACTCGAGAGAAAAGGAGCCATCCATAACACGCAATGTGAGGTAGACGAACCTGGGTTCACGGATTCGGAATTGGATTTGGGGGCTCCGTCGTAGAACCCTAGAAGATAGCTATAGATGCGGTTCGCAGTGAAGGTGAATCTCAGACTCTGGACTTTGTAGAGATCAGTCGTTGTGAAGCCGAGTACAATTATCGAAAGAAGAAGGAATAAGATCGATGAAGAGTAGACGAACGTTGAGAATTTCCATTGTCGCTTGCTCCGATCTCGTGGTGGTTGATCCATCGATGACGACGgagcaagaaagagagagagagagggagagggagattCAAAGCGGTGAGAGGCCCATTAAGATATCGGTTGGCCCATAGGATTACAGAAAAAATCTCAATATAAAAATCATacgtaaaatattataaaattattagttcaATACGAAAGCCAAAAGGGAGAGACTTATCAAAGTTATATTATGCACAAGATGAATGGGAAAATACTAAGGTCTAAAATAAAGCTTAGTAGTAATCCACTCCAACTAGAGATATGGCCAGAACTTATCCCCGGAGAGAAGCTCGTGGCACCGCTGGCAATCCAAATTCATCCTCGGCCTGTTTAATCACATTGTTGAACGGTCTCATTAGCTATCATCCATCAGAAGGTAATCAAACTTATAAGCATTTTGAAATTCTAAGATTTAAAAAGTAACCTGAACTCTTCCATGTGGAGCTCCATTGTGTCCTGTTGGTGCTGCAGGCAAGTTAAGCTCGCTATCGTAGTCAGTTTCTGTATCGGGTTGGAGATAAGAAGGCATTCCATCTGCTTCAGTCTCGTTTCCCATGTCAGCTTCAAGAGCATCAAGCTCTGACATACATCAAAAGTAGATATGTAAATGATAGGACTAAGGAGAGGGTTGcaagagattttattttaatcttccCATTACTGAAGAACAAGGAACATTACCTCCCATGAGGTCATCTTCGTCAAGGCCATCAGGAATATTGTAGCTCCTACCAAGTGTATCTTGAATTTCAGAGCTCACATCCATCAGATCCATCATCTCATCTTGCAGATTCTGTACAATCAGAGATAGTGTAAGGCAAAATCAAACACCAGAAGAAAGCTTGAAATCA comes from Camelina sativa cultivar DH55 chromosome 19, Cs, whole genome shotgun sequence and encodes:
- the LOC104764776 gene encoding uncharacterized protein LOC104764776, encoding MDQPPRDRSKRQWKFSTFVYSSSILFLLLSIIVLGFTTTDLYKVQSLRFTFTANRIYSYLLGFYDGAPKSNSESVNPGSSTSHCVLWMAPFLSSGGYSSEAWSYILSLRRNLTNPRFRITIEHHGDLESVEFWNGLAKETKEVAIEMYRTQCRPNETIVVCHSEPGAWYPPLFETLPCPPTGYDDFLSVIGRTMFETDRVNPEHVERCNQMDHVWVPTEFHVSSFVQSGVDSSKVVKIVQPVDVAFFDPSKYEPLDLMAFGDLVLGSEMEKSCLGFVFLSVFKWEQRKGWDVLLKAYLREFSGSDSVALFLLTNAYHSDSDFGNKILDFVEELDMEETQNGYPSVYVIDKHIAQVDLPRLYKAADAFVLPTRGEGWGRPIVEAMAMSLPVITTNWSGPTEYLTEWNGYPLVVEEMSEVKEGPFEGHLWAEPSVDKLRVLMRHVMNNPDEAKVKGKHGRDDMIQKFAPEVVAKVVADQIERIFDEKIRR
- the LOC104764775 gene encoding 40S ribosomal protein S17-2-like, with the translated sequence MGRVRTKTVKKSSRQVIEKYYSRMTLDFHTNKKILEEVAIIPSKRLRNKIAGFSTHLMKRIQKGPVRGISLKLQEEERERRMDFVPDESAIKTDEIKVDKETLEMLASLGMSDTSGFSTVQPQGFLFFLFY
- the LOC104764777 gene encoding LOW QUALITY PROTEIN: nudix hydrolase 26, chloroplastic-like (The sequence of the model RefSeq protein was modified relative to this genomic sequence to represent the inferred CDS: deleted 1 base in 1 codon) produces the protein MALYYRPLLLLHHHSTSPSVILFFRNYPSKPLKFSSLPFLHRCRQSPSSSARCCCSSSSSSMESPPEGYRRNVGVCLMNDSKKIFTASRLDIPSAWQMPQGGIDEGEDPRAAVMRELKEETGVHSAEILAEAPHWITYDFPPIVRERLKVQWGSDWKGQAQKWFLLKFTGKDEEINLLGDGTEKPEFGEWSWTSPDQVIENAVDFKKPVYKEVMSAFASHLQ